The Pseudomonas chlororaphis subsp. piscium genome contains the following window.
CCAGGAATCATGCCCTTCACCACGAGATATCAAGGGCGAGATGGGGGTTTTTAGCGCGCCAGCTAAGAGTGAGGGCGCTGAGTGGGTAGGTGTGTTGGTTGATGGCGCCATGGAAGCTGTTACCAACTTTGAGAAAAGCTATTTTGTATTGACTCACCAAGGTGTCGATAAAGTTGGTTTTATAAATAACTGTATCTATGTGACCTCTGGTGGTAGGTATTTGAAGATGCACCTTGATCTCGGCGGTAATTACAAACAGGTCATGTGGATTGGAAATTCGTTATCATGGAAAGAGTCTCGGGACTTTTCCTCATCAACGATCCTGGAGTGCACTGATACCTATAGAGATGCGTGCAGTTTTTACTTGAGATAAATATCTCTGTTTGCGTGGATAGGCTTTGCCGTTCTTCGAGTCGCCGACATGCTTCCTCCCTCCAGGCTATGCCGTTGTCTTTTTGGCATCCTTAATGCTTATGCATTTCGTGACATTTTTGTGACATTTTTAAGTCAATTGCGGTCTGTATGTATGTTCCCTGTGCGATGCGGACAGGGTGTGGTCGGGTAGGGTGCAGGTATGAAGAGCAGAGCGACGGTTATTTGTGCACATGGAGGGCACATTCTTTTTGTTCGCAAGGATCGCTCCAAATGGTCTTTACCGGGTGGCAAGGTCGAGCCTGGGGAGTCTCTCGCTGCCGCCGCGATACGTGAGTTGCGGGAAGAGACAGGGTTGGATGCCAGCGAGCCTCTTTACATCCTGGAGTTCGAAGCTGGCAATGTGCGGCATCACGTGTTCGAGGTTGCCGTGGCCAATGCCGGGGATGCCCGTCCCTTGAATGAAATTGCGGCCATCGCTTGGCATGCCTATGGGGCTGCCAGCGAGCTGGATGCAACGGCCGCCACCAAGAGTATCGTGAGTTCGTTTTTACGCCGCCTGTAACCGAGGTGTTATCGATTCATGAAGAAGCCCGCCTTGCGCAGGCTTTTGTTTTTCTGGCCAGTGGGCGAAATGGCCTGCGAGCGGTTTTCTCACGGCCGAGAGCCAATTGTTTACCCTGTGAGTGGTACAGTCGCGTTTTCACGGCGAGGTAGCATGATGCGGGTGTTGATGGCGGTAATGGTCGCGGCGTTGCTGGCGGGATGTGCCGGTTCGGCGATGAATGAGGCGCGTTCGAAGAGCCCCTACAAGGTGCTCTCGTCGGCCAAGGCGGAGCAACTCGTGGCGCAGTGCGTGCAGTTTGCCTGGCAGGACGAAGCTGTGTTCGGTGTGGATGCGTCGGCCTATCTGGAGTCTGCCAAGGTGGGTGGATATACGGTCTACACCCGTTCGGCGGAGTCCTTTGCCGATATTCGGGGACAGGCTTCGGGTGCCACCGTCAATTATTACGCGACCCAGGACAACTGGGTTGCCAAGCGTAGACTGGCAGCGTTGGCGACTTGCCTGTAATTCCTTTCTGAATATTGTCCAGCAAACAGATCATGAGCCCGGCTTTTGCCGGGTTTATGTTTTCTTGGGGATGTCCATTGGTTGTCCTGAACGATTAGTTAGTGCAAAACTAGTTGGGTTTGTTCTTTTATTTGCTTGTGTAAGTTATTTGCCTTTCTCTCTGTAGGTTTGCGCTGTAATTGTTTTCTTGATATCCCGGCTTTGTTGAGGTGTGACAATTGGCTCGGCATTTTGTGTGCGGGAATCAGTAGACAAAACACTGGTTTGGACTAGTTTAAAAGCTCTCCTCAAGAAGGAGTTTTATTTAATCAAAGGAGTGAGAGTTCATGAATAAACCATTAGTTCAACCGAAACACGGCCGTGTCGTATCTCCATCCAGTCGTGGTGCTGTCGCCGTCGAGCTGGGGCTGCTGGGCACCTGGCAGGTCAATGAGATGGAAGGTGGCAAAAACTTCCCGGCCCTGGTGGGCGGACCTTTCCAGACACCTTACGAGAGTGACGTCGCCAGCGTTGTGCCACCTGCTGATGGGCATATCCTCAGCGGCGGCAAGACCGATGAGCGTGATTGCCTCAATTTCACTAATGAAGAAATGTCGAAGAAGCTTGGGCGTTCGTTCTCCTGGCCGTTGCTCAACGTCGATCCGGGGCAGGTGTTCCAGGTCAAGTGGGAGTACACCGCTCCTCATGTGACCCGTGGTTACAGCTGGTTCATCACCAAGGATGGCTGGGACCCGAAACAGCGCATCAGCCGCGCGCAACTGGAGCCGCAGGCTTTCTTCAAGGACTTCTACACACAAGTTCCGTATGACCAGCACGGCGATGAAATGAAGGCCAAGGTCGAGCATCAAGTAACCCTGCCCAAGAACAAGAGAGGCCATCACGTGATTGTTCTGGCGTGGATTGTCGCCAACACCGGCAATGCGTTCTATCAGGCGTTCGACGTCGACTTCAAATAACAATAGAAGTTGTCATTCTCTTTAAATGGTTCTGAAGGATTAGAACGTGAACAAGATCAACTTTGCATCGGTAAAGACCCAGGCTAATGATTCGGCATCGTTGATGCCGTCGATTGCTGGCAAGAAGATTCTCATGGGCTTCTGGCACAACTGGCCGGCAGGCCCCAGTGACGGCTACCAGCAGGGGCAGTTCGCCAACCTCGACCTAGTGAATGTACCCAAGGAATACAACGTGGTGGCGGTGGCCTTCATGAAGGGCAATGGCATTCCCACCTTCAAGCCCTACAACCTGTCGGACGAGGAGTTCCGACGCCAGGTTGGCGTGCTCAACAGCCAGGGGCGGGCGGTGTTGATTTCCCTTGGCGGTGCGGATGCTCATATCGAGTTGCACAAGGGCAACGAGCAAGCGCTGGCCAACGAAATCATTCGTCTGGTGGAAACCTATGGTTTCGACGGGCTGGACATCGACCTCGAGCAGAGCGCCATCGATTTTGCCGACAACAAGACCGTGCTGCCGGCGGCGCTCAAGCTGGTGAAGGATCACTACGCAGGCGAGGGCAAGCATTTCATCATCAGCATGGCGCCGGAGTTTCCCTACCTGATCACCGGCGGCAAGTATGTTGGTTACATCCAGGCGCTGGATGGCTACTACGATTTCATCGCGCCGCAGTATTACAACCAGGGCGGCGACGGTTTGTGGGTCCAGGAAGCCAACGGCGGGCAGGGTGCCTGGATTGCCCAGAACAACGACGCGCTGAAGGAAGACTTTCTGTTTTATCTGACTGAGAGCCTGGTCACCGGTACTCGTGGTTATATCGCCATCCCTGCCGACAAGTTCGTGATCGGTCTGCCGGCCAACGTCGACGCGGCGGCGACCGGGTATGTCATTGACCCCGCGGCGGTGAGCAATGCTTTCAAGCGTCTGGATCGTGCCGGATTGCCGATCAAGGGGCTGATGACCTGGTCGGTCAACTGGGATGATGGCCTCAACAAGTACGGCGTCCGTTACAACTGGGAGTTCCGTGATCGTTATGCACCGCTGATCCATGGCGGCAGTGGCGAGGAGCGACCTTCGGCGCCGGGCAGCCTGTTTTCTCCGGCGCAGACGGAAAACAGCGTGACCTTGAGCTGGAGTGCTGCCCACGGCGTTCGTCCGATCGAGTTCTACACCCTGTTCCGCGATGGCAAGCCGGTGGCCCAGACGGCCTCGCTGACTTTGAAGGACGAAGGGCTGAAAACCGATACGCTGTACAGCTACTTTGTCAGCGCCACGGATGCCCAGGGTAATCAGTCGCTGCCGAGTACCAGCCTGAGCATCAAGACCGCCGGCGGGGTACCTGACCCGCAATACCCGGAATGGCAGTTGAATCATCACTACCGAAAAGATGATGGTGTGACCTACCAGGGCAGTCTGTATCTGTGCTTCCAGGAGCACACCTCGAATGCCGGCTGGACTCCGGATGTCGCCTTTACCCTTTGGGCCAAGGTGGCGGTTCAGCGTCGTGCGTGAACGCGGGTAGAAGCAGTACAAAGGCGCCCCGATGACGGGCGCTTTTTTGTTGTGTGCCGGGCAAGGCAAAGCTGCGGGTTATGGGCTAATACTCACAGACCGTTTTTTTGTCATCCGTCAATGGAGAGTGGAGCGATGCTCATGCACTGGTTTCTTGCCGCCGTACACCTGTTGGCCTTTGCTGTCGCGTTTGCGGCGGTGCTCAATCGCGGTACGGCGTTGCGCCGCGTGGTCACCGAGGGGGCGGACGTGCGCCGGGCTCTGCTGGCCGACAACGGCTGGGGGTTGGCCGCCGCGGTGTTGTTGATCACCGGCTTGCTGCGCGCCTTCGCTGGCTACGAAAAAGGCACGGATTACTACCTGCACCAGCCGCTGTTTCACATCAAGATGACTCTGTTCGTCATCATCCTGTTGCTCGAAATATTGCCGATGGTGGCGTTGATCAAATGGCGAATCGCCCTGGGGCGTGGCGCCTCGATCGATACCGGCCGCGCCACGCTGTTTGCGCGCATCAGCCACCTGCAGGCGCTGCTGATTGTGCTGATGGTGGTAGCGGCCAGCGGCATGGCGCGTGGGGTCATGTTCAGCCAGTCATGAGTCGAGGAAAGAGCGACGAGTCGAGCGTTCTCGGGCTCGATGCGGGCTGTTGCGCGGCATCGAGCACGGCATTCTCTAGCAGAGTTGGCTGAAAGCCTTGCTGATGGTGGCCCGACTGGTTTTGAACTCGGCTTGCTGCACCGGAATGATGCCGAACTCGTCACTGACGATGGCCAGCGCGCGGTGCAGGTAGTCGACATTGGCCTGGGAGCGGAAGGTGAATATTCCGCGTTTGACTTCGTAGAGCCCCTCCGTCGAGCAGGCGGCAATGGTCCGCATCGCATTCAGGTCGTTGGTGATCAGAAGGTAAGCGAACTCTTGCATTGACCGCTCCTTGTTCGTAAAGCGTCTGCCGGTGGCAAGGGGGAGCCTCGGCAGGCTCGCGGAGGCGGTAGGTCCTGAAATTACTCCTCCTGCTCGTTGCCACGCTACTGAGTATTTATACAAACACGAGGGAAGGCCTTCTCCCGGCGAGTCGTATCGACGGATTGCCGGGATGGAGCGCTATCGGTGGCGGGCTTGGGTAATGCACTTTGCCGGGGCTGGCGGTGGCGGCCTTAACTGCGCCGCTACCATTTGAAGAGGGAGTGTACTGCGGGGGGAATCAATCAACGACGACGCTGCGCCAGCCATTGCGGTAAGACAAAGGGCTGGCCGCTCATGACGCTCAAGGTGTTTCGCGTTTGTCCGGGGCGGTGAGGCCGGCTTGGATCCGTTGGTAGATTTCTTCGCGATGGACTGCAACGTCTTTCGGGGCATTGATGCCAATCCGGACCTGCTGGCCGCTAACGCCCAGAATGGTGATCGTGATGTCGTCACCGATATTTATGCTTTCACCGACTTTGCGGGTGAGTATCAGCATGATCTTCTCCTTGATTGCTTTGTAGGGCACCTGATTCAGACAGTGCAGATGTCGGTAGTAGTGCGTATAGATTACTGCGAAGTACCACTGTGTGGGTGCCTCTTTCTGACGCGTAGACGCGGTATTAATTCCCGAGGTGCAACTATACAGAGGCGATAAATATCATTCTCCTTGTTTTGCGCTGATTTTGTGGCGTTTGCGCAGGGGATTGGGGTGCTAAAATCGCCGCCTCAGACTTTCAAGGGGTAGGTTGTGCGCACAGTAGCGATGATGATGGCGGTTCTGGCACTGGCGGGATGCGGTGAGGGCAAGAAGGTCGAGGTCGACAAGAAGGCGGCGCCGGTCGTCCAGGCACAACCGCCGCAGACCGCCGCGACGCCGCAATGGGATGTGCTGGTCGCTGGAACCCTGCCTCAGGCGACGAGCGACCTGGCCGGCTGGCTGATCGAACACGGGATCATTTCCTATGTCGTCGTCGAAGACGGCAAGGATCGGGTGCTGATCGGCCCGTTCGATTCCCAGGCCGAAGCCGAAGCCAAGAAAGCCGAGCTGGTCGAGAAGCTGACCAAGGCCAAGAAGCGCAATATCGAGCCGCAGGTGATCGAGCACCGCGTCGCGCAATAAGCCGTTCTTCTGAGTGCCGGGCCAGGCCGTCGCCGGGGTGTTGAGCGACCGGCCTTGCCGGCGCTCAGTCATCTTGAAGGGGCTGTCCATGCCCCAGACGCTTATCGGTAACCTGGACGGATATCAGCCGCAGGCCTTCAGGTTGACCGGGCCGACGAACTCGTTGCCGCGCCCCATCACACAGGCCACGCTCTGATTGCGCTGGCGCTCCCAGGGTTGTACCGGATAGGTCTTGTTCCAGGCTTCGTACAACTGGCGATCCTGTTTCGACAGGCGCAGGTTGTACTGCTTGCTCATATAAAAGTAAGTCCGGGCGATCATGCCGCGAATGGACGGGCGCGGCATGACCTTCTTGGCCTTGAAGTCGACCTGGGTCAGGC
Protein-coding sequences here:
- a CDS encoding DUF3757 domain-containing protein; translated protein: MFRLLGWVLLCSPLFTFVHAAPGSNYFNIPDWSGDQESCPSPRDIKGEMGVFSAPAKSEGAEWVGVLVDGAMEAVTNFEKSYFVLTHQGVDKVGFINNCIYVTSGGRYLKMHLDLGGNYKQVMWIGNSLSWKESRDFSSSTILECTDTYRDACSFYLR
- a CDS encoding NUDIX hydrolase is translated as MKSRATVICAHGGHILFVRKDRSKWSLPGGKVEPGESLAAAAIRELREETGLDASEPLYILEFEAGNVRHHVFEVAVANAGDARPLNEIAAIAWHAYGAASELDATAATKSIVSSFLRRL
- a CDS encoding lytic polysaccharide monooxygenase auxiliary activity family 9 protein; this translates as MNKPLVQPKHGRVVSPSSRGAVAVELGLLGTWQVNEMEGGKNFPALVGGPFQTPYESDVASVVPPADGHILSGGKTDERDCLNFTNEEMSKKLGRSFSWPLLNVDPGQVFQVKWEYTAPHVTRGYSWFITKDGWDPKQRISRAQLEPQAFFKDFYTQVPYDQHGDEMKAKVEHQVTLPKNKRGHHVIVLAWIVANTGNAFYQAFDVDFK
- a CDS encoding carbohydrate-binding protein is translated as MNKINFASVKTQANDSASLMPSIAGKKILMGFWHNWPAGPSDGYQQGQFANLDLVNVPKEYNVVAVAFMKGNGIPTFKPYNLSDEEFRRQVGVLNSQGRAVLISLGGADAHIELHKGNEQALANEIIRLVETYGFDGLDIDLEQSAIDFADNKTVLPAALKLVKDHYAGEGKHFIISMAPEFPYLITGGKYVGYIQALDGYYDFIAPQYYNQGGDGLWVQEANGGQGAWIAQNNDALKEDFLFYLTESLVTGTRGYIAIPADKFVIGLPANVDAAATGYVIDPAAVSNAFKRLDRAGLPIKGLMTWSVNWDDGLNKYGVRYNWEFRDRYAPLIHGGSGEERPSAPGSLFSPAQTENSVTLSWSAAHGVRPIEFYTLFRDGKPVAQTASLTLKDEGLKTDTLYSYFVSATDAQGNQSLPSTSLSIKTAGGVPDPQYPEWQLNHHYRKDDGVTYQGSLYLCFQEHTSNAGWTPDVAFTLWAKVAVQRRA
- a CDS encoding DUF2214 family protein, producing MLMHWFLAAVHLLAFAVAFAAVLNRGTALRRVVTEGADVRRALLADNGWGLAAAVLLITGLLRAFAGYEKGTDYYLHQPLFHIKMTLFVIILLLEILPMVALIKWRIALGRGASIDTGRATLFARISHLQALLIVLMVVAASGMARGVMFSQS
- the csrA gene encoding carbon storage regulator CsrA codes for the protein MLILTRKVGESINIGDDITITILGVSGQQVRIGINAPKDVAVHREEIYQRIQAGLTAPDKRETP
- a CDS encoding sporulation protein, with product MMMAVLALAGCGEGKKVEVDKKAAPVVQAQPPQTAATPQWDVLVAGTLPQATSDLAGWLIEHGIISYVVVEDGKDRVLIGPFDSQAEAEAKKAELVEKLTKAKKRNIEPQVIEHRVAQ